In Streptomyces sp. NBC_01439, the following are encoded in one genomic region:
- a CDS encoding GNAT family N-acetyltransferase, with product MLIRRESPADLAAVRAVTIASSYEPYEEEPVEVMLRDALQQGEDWIPALSLVAEDVDGAIIGHALCTRGRIGTVRVPNLSLLGVHGEHRRRGCGTALVHAALAAADALDAPMVVVLGDPDFFGRFGFRPSTDFGIVGEELAWEHLFQIRTLSAYDPSVQGEFVYPEPFGNV from the coding sequence ATGTTGATCAGACGAGAATCCCCCGCCGACCTGGCCGCTGTCCGTGCGGTGACGATCGCTTCCTCCTACGAGCCGTACGAGGAGGAGCCGGTGGAGGTGATGCTGCGGGACGCATTGCAGCAGGGTGAGGACTGGATCCCGGCGCTCTCCCTGGTGGCCGAGGACGTGGACGGCGCGATCATCGGCCATGCTCTGTGCACCCGGGGCCGAATCGGTACCGTCCGAGTACCCAATCTCAGCCTGCTCGGTGTTCACGGCGAGCATCGCCGGCGCGGTTGCGGAACGGCCCTGGTCCACGCCGCTCTCGCTGCGGCGGACGCCCTCGACGCCCCGATGGTCGTTGTCCTCGGTGACCCCGACTTCTTTGGGCGGTTCGGCTTCCGACCGAGCACTGACTTCGGAATCGTCGGCGAGGAACTGGCCTGGGAGCACCTGTTCCAGATCCGCACCCTGTCCGCCTACGATCCGTCCGTACAAGGTGAATTCGTCTACCCGGAGCCGTTCGGCAACGTCTGA
- a CDS encoding ATP-dependent DNA ligase, with protein MLLADVARVSREVADASARSRKSALLAELFAAAPPEEAGLVISYLSGRLPQGRPGIGWRTLGQDVAPAAEPVLTVRDVDTAVGELAAVSGTGSVQRRGRIFGDLLGRATGAEQAFLRALLSGEVRQGALDAVALEGVAAASGVPAAALRRAVMLDGSLPRVAAAVLAEGAQALRTVTLRVGQPVQPMLAGTAKSVAEALEVLGPCAVEEKLDGIRVQVHRDGDDVRIYTRSLDEITGRLPEVAELARSLPGERFILDGEVIGRAADGRPVPFQEIASRVGSRVDVDAARRTLPVAPYFFDVLAVGEDVLLDLPVRERYAALTALVPEGARVRRLAVEDPGEQGARAEEFWAETLRRGHEGVVVKSLDSSYAAGRRGKHWLKVKPVHTLDLVVLAAEWGHGRRTGLLSNLHLGAPTGDGSYAMLGKTFKGLTDEMLRWQTQRLRELAVEDDGFTVRVRPELVVEIAYDGLQRSSRYPAGVTLRFARVLRHRPDKPAAEANTVATVLAAHSR; from the coding sequence ATGCTGCTGGCCGACGTCGCGCGCGTGTCCCGGGAGGTCGCCGACGCCTCCGCCCGGTCCCGCAAGAGCGCACTGCTCGCCGAACTCTTCGCCGCCGCGCCCCCCGAGGAGGCCGGCCTGGTCATCTCCTACCTCTCCGGGCGCCTCCCGCAGGGCCGCCCCGGCATCGGCTGGCGGACGCTCGGCCAGGACGTCGCACCGGCGGCGGAACCCGTCCTGACCGTCCGTGACGTCGACACCGCGGTCGGCGAACTGGCCGCGGTGTCGGGCACCGGGTCCGTGCAGCGGCGCGGCCGGATTTTTGGCGACCTGCTGGGCCGGGCCACCGGGGCCGAGCAGGCGTTCCTGCGCGCCCTGCTGTCCGGCGAGGTGCGCCAGGGCGCGCTCGACGCGGTGGCCCTGGAAGGGGTGGCCGCGGCCTCCGGCGTACCGGCCGCCGCGCTACGCCGGGCGGTGATGCTGGACGGCTCGCTGCCCCGGGTGGCGGCAGCCGTACTGGCCGAAGGCGCGCAGGCACTGCGCACGGTCACGCTGCGCGTGGGACAGCCCGTCCAGCCGATGCTGGCCGGCACGGCGAAGTCGGTCGCCGAGGCACTGGAGGTGCTCGGGCCGTGCGCGGTGGAGGAGAAGCTGGACGGGATCCGGGTCCAGGTCCACCGCGACGGCGACGACGTACGGATCTACACGCGCTCCCTGGACGAGATCACGGGACGGCTGCCCGAGGTGGCGGAACTGGCCCGGTCGCTGCCGGGGGAGCGGTTCATCCTCGACGGGGAGGTCATCGGACGGGCGGCGGACGGCCGCCCCGTCCCCTTCCAGGAGATCGCGAGCCGGGTCGGCTCCCGGGTCGACGTGGACGCCGCCCGGCGCACGCTCCCGGTCGCCCCCTACTTCTTCGACGTCCTGGCCGTGGGCGAGGACGTCCTGCTCGACCTGCCGGTGCGCGAGCGGTACGCGGCCCTGACCGCGCTCGTTCCCGAGGGCGCCAGGGTCCGCCGCCTCGCCGTCGAGGACCCGGGGGAGCAGGGCGCCCGGGCCGAGGAGTTCTGGGCCGAGACCTTGCGCCGGGGCCACGAGGGGGTCGTCGTCAAGTCACTGGACTCGTCCTACGCCGCCGGCCGGCGCGGCAAACACTGGCTCAAGGTGAAACCGGTGCACACCCTCGACCTGGTGGTCCTCGCCGCGGAATGGGGCCACGGGCGGCGCACCGGCCTGCTCTCCAACCTGCACCTGGGGGCGCCCACCGGCGACGGGTCGTACGCCATGCTCGGCAAGACCTTCAAGGGGCTCACCGACGAGATGCTGCGCTGGCAGACGCAGCGGCTGCGCGAGTTGGCGGTCGAGGACGACGGCTTCACCGTCCGGGTCCGCCCGGAACTGGTCGTGGAGATCGCCTACGACGGCCTCCAGCGCTCCTCCCGCTACCCGGCCGGAGTGACCCTCCGCTTCGCCCGCGTCCTGCGCCACCGCCCGGACAAGCCGGCGGCCGAGGCGAACACGGTGGCTACGGTCCTGGCGGCGCACTCCCGCTAG
- a CDS encoding alpha/beta fold hydrolase: protein MKLRMPRRRRDRLLAGAAALAVVAGAGTWTAASATGDEPAVHRQDQVVNMPGAGIDTSYFTAGGGAERRPAVLLGHGFGGSKDDVREQAERLARDGYAVLTWSARGFGRSEGRIGLNDPAYEVKDVSRLIDWLAARPEVKLDAAGDPRVGVSGASYGGAVSLLAAGHDPRVDAIAPQITYWNLADALFPNGVFKKLWSGIFFTSGSTDGLQRAVPGPRPDPSAAPGCGRFQPEVCAMYERVAVAGKPDAEARTLLEQRSPSAVGDRIKVPTLIVQGQDDSLFPLDQADAMAEAIAANGAPVSVDWAAGGHDAGMREADRVEARVAAWFDRHLKGDGAADTGPAFRVTRSGGIDSTDGTVTLRGATGDRYPGLESGPREFVLTGPEQTFANPAGGAPPALSSLPGIGGQLAAFGAGLSLDFPGQNARFESAPLAEDVTITGAPTLTLKVRSSAADGSAVLFGKVYDVGPDGRQQVLPSQLVAPVRVENAQEGATVRLRLPAIDHSVEAGHRLRLVIAATDLGYATPAAPATYTVAVQGPLTVPVAADVRTAAAGLPAWIWWLPLGAVALAAALLGIRRTGRGAGGSGPGASQPDPALADVPLEITGLTKRYAKAQDRYAVRDLSFRVEKGQVLGLLGPNGAGKTTTLRMLMGLISPDAGEIRVFGHAVRAGAPVLSRVGAFVEGAGFLPHLTGRANLELYWRATGRPAEDSHMAEALEIAGLGDALERAVRTYSQGMRQRLAIAQAMLGMPDLLILDEPTNGLDPPQIREMRDVMIRYAAGGRTVIVSSHLLSEVEQSCTHLVVMDRGQRVAAGEVSEITGGGDTLLVTLAEPVDEVSVEKVAALEGVGSVVAADDGLLVRLEGATAAGLIAELVRLEVPVSGVGPHRRLEDAFLTLIGGAA from the coding sequence ATGAAGCTCCGAATGCCCCGGCGCCGCCGAGACCGTCTGCTCGCGGGCGCCGCCGCGCTCGCGGTCGTGGCGGGGGCCGGTACGTGGACGGCCGCGTCCGCGACCGGTGACGAACCCGCCGTGCACCGCCAGGACCAGGTCGTGAACATGCCCGGCGCCGGGATCGACACCTCCTACTTCACGGCGGGCGGCGGTGCGGAAAGACGTCCCGCCGTCCTGCTCGGGCACGGTTTCGGCGGCAGCAAGGACGATGTCCGCGAGCAGGCCGAGCGCCTCGCCCGGGACGGGTACGCCGTCCTGACCTGGTCGGCGCGCGGCTTCGGCCGCTCCGAGGGCCGGATCGGCTTGAACGACCCCGCGTACGAGGTCAAGGACGTCTCCCGGCTCATCGACTGGCTCGCGGCCCGGCCCGAGGTGAAGCTCGACGCGGCCGGCGATCCGCGCGTCGGCGTCTCCGGGGCCTCCTACGGCGGCGCGGTCTCGCTGCTGGCGGCCGGTCACGACCCGCGGGTCGACGCGATCGCCCCGCAGATCACCTACTGGAACCTCGCCGACGCCCTCTTCCCGAACGGCGTGTTCAAGAAGCTCTGGTCCGGCATCTTCTTCACCAGCGGGTCGACCGACGGGCTGCAGCGCGCCGTGCCCGGTCCGCGGCCGGACCCCTCGGCGGCGCCCGGCTGCGGACGGTTCCAGCCCGAGGTCTGCGCGATGTACGAACGCGTCGCGGTGGCGGGCAAGCCCGATGCCGAGGCCCGCACCCTGCTGGAGCAACGCAGTCCGTCGGCCGTCGGCGACCGGATCAAGGTGCCGACCCTGATCGTGCAGGGCCAGGACGACTCCCTCTTCCCGCTGGACCAGGCCGATGCCATGGCCGAGGCCATCGCGGCGAACGGCGCGCCCGTCTCCGTGGACTGGGCCGCGGGCGGGCACGACGCCGGGATGCGCGAGGCCGACCGGGTCGAGGCCCGGGTGGCGGCCTGGTTCGACCGCCACCTCAAGGGGGACGGGGCCGCCGACACCGGCCCGGCGTTCCGGGTCACGCGCTCCGGGGGCATCGACTCCACCGACGGCACGGTCACCCTGCGCGGCGCGACCGGCGACCGGTATCCCGGGCTGGAATCCGGCCCTCGGGAGTTCGTCCTGACGGGCCCGGAGCAGACCTTCGCCAATCCGGCGGGCGGCGCGCCCCCCGCCCTGTCCTCGCTCCCGGGCATCGGCGGGCAGCTCGCCGCCTTCGGGGCCGGGCTCTCGCTGGACTTCCCCGGGCAGAACGCCCGGTTCGAGTCGGCGCCGCTGGCCGAGGACGTGACGATCACTGGTGCACCGACCCTCACCCTCAAGGTGAGGTCGAGTGCCGCGGACGGCTCGGCCGTGCTGTTCGGCAAGGTGTACGACGTGGGGCCCGACGGCCGTCAGCAGGTGCTGCCGAGCCAGCTGGTCGCCCCCGTGCGGGTGGAGAACGCGCAGGAGGGCGCCACCGTGCGGCTGCGGCTGCCCGCGATCGACCACTCCGTCGAGGCCGGACACCGGCTGCGGCTGGTGATCGCCGCGACCGACCTCGGCTACGCGACCCCGGCTGCCCCGGCCACCTACACCGTCGCCGTGCAGGGCCCGCTTACCGTGCCCGTCGCCGCGGATGTGCGGACGGCCGCGGCCGGGCTGCCCGCCTGGATCTGGTGGCTGCCACTGGGCGCGGTGGCCCTGGCCGCGGCGCTGCTCGGGATCCGACGGACCGGCCGGGGCGCCGGCGGGTCGGGGCCGGGCGCCTCGCAGCCGGACCCTGCACTGGCCGACGTACCCCTGGAGATCACCGGGCTGACGAAGCGCTACGCGAAGGCGCAGGACCGGTACGCGGTGCGGGACCTGTCCTTCCGCGTCGAGAAGGGGCAGGTGCTGGGACTGCTCGGGCCCAACGGCGCCGGGAAGACCACCACCCTGCGGATGCTGATGGGGCTGATCTCGCCGGACGCCGGGGAGATCCGGGTGTTCGGGCACGCGGTACGGGCCGGGGCGCCCGTGCTGTCCCGGGTCGGGGCCTTCGTGGAGGGCGCCGGATTCCTCCCGCACCTGACGGGCCGCGCCAATCTGGAGCTGTACTGGCGGGCCACCGGCCGCCCGGCCGAGGACTCGCACATGGCGGAGGCCCTGGAGATCGCCGGGCTCGGCGACGCGCTGGAGCGCGCGGTGCGCACGTACTCGCAGGGCATGCGCCAGCGCCTGGCGATCGCGCAGGCCATGCTCGGCATGCCGGACCTGCTGATCCTCGACGAGCCGACGAACGGTTTGGACCCGCCGCAGATCCGGGAGATGCGCGACGTGATGATCCGCTACGCCGCGGGCGGGCGGACGGTCATCGTCTCCAGCCACCTCCTGTCGGAGGTGGAACAGTCCTGTACCCACCTGGTGGTCATGGACCGCGGGCAGCGGGTCGCGGCGGGCGAGGTCTCCGAGATCACCGGCGGCGGGGACACGCTCCTGGTGACGCTGGCGGAGCCGGTGGACGAGGTGAGCGTCGAGAAGGTGGCGGCGCTGGAGGGAGTGGGTTCCGTGGTGGCCGCCGATGACGGGCTGCTCGTACGGCTCGAAGGCGCGACGGCCGCGGGGCTGATCGCCGAACTCGTACGGCTGGAGGTACCGGTGAGCGGAGTGGGACCGCACCGGCGACTGGAGGACGCGTTCCTCACCCTGATCGGAGGTGCGGCGTGA
- the galK gene encoding galactokinase → MTRSTQDGFQQLYGYPPEGVWAAPGRVNLIGEHTDYNDGFVLPFALPQRTEVAAARRTDRILRVHSTEVPSGTVSLDLADLDPARPPQGAASWAAYPAGVAWALWDAGLPVGGADLHVRSDVPTGAGLSSSAALEVATALALTDLYGIPLTRPELAALARRAENAYVGVPCGIMDQTASACATGGHALHLDTRSLDQRHIPFDCAAAGLRLLVIDTRVKHALSDGAYTERRASCHRAAAALGLPALRDLPHEELEQALARLEDPVGRRRVRHVVTENQRVLRVEELLRAGRLRETGPLLTEGHRSLRDDYEVSCPELDLAVSTADAAGAYGSRMTGGGFGGSALSLIDADAERSVTRAVTDAFRRAGFTPPRITTAAPSPGATRLV, encoded by the coding sequence GTGACCCGGTCGACACAGGACGGTTTCCAACAGCTGTACGGGTACCCGCCCGAGGGGGTCTGGGCGGCCCCGGGCCGGGTCAACCTGATCGGCGAACACACCGACTACAACGACGGCTTCGTCCTGCCCTTCGCCCTCCCGCAGCGCACCGAGGTGGCCGCGGCCCGGCGCACCGACCGGATCCTGCGGGTCCATTCCACCGAGGTCCCCTCCGGCACGGTTAGCCTCGATCTCGCAGATCTCGACCCGGCGCGCCCGCCGCAGGGCGCCGCGAGCTGGGCCGCCTACCCCGCCGGGGTCGCCTGGGCCCTGTGGGACGCCGGACTTCCGGTCGGCGGCGCCGATCTGCACGTACGGTCCGACGTACCGACCGGCGCCGGCCTGTCCTCCTCCGCCGCCCTGGAAGTGGCCACCGCGCTGGCCCTCACCGACCTGTACGGGATCCCGCTCACCCGCCCCGAACTGGCCGCACTCGCCCGGCGCGCCGAGAACGCGTACGTCGGTGTCCCCTGCGGGATCATGGACCAGACGGCCTCGGCCTGCGCCACCGGGGGGCACGCCCTCCACCTGGACACCCGCAGCCTCGACCAGCGCCACATCCCCTTCGATTGCGCGGCGGCCGGCCTGCGCCTCCTCGTCATCGACACCCGGGTCAAGCACGCACTCTCCGACGGGGCCTACACCGAGCGCCGGGCCTCCTGCCACCGCGCGGCCGCGGCCCTGGGCCTGCCCGCCCTGCGCGACCTCCCGCACGAGGAGCTGGAGCAGGCCCTGGCCCGCCTGGAGGACCCGGTCGGGCGCAGGCGCGTCCGGCACGTCGTGACCGAGAACCAGCGGGTCCTGCGCGTCGAGGAACTGCTGCGCGCGGGCCGACTGCGCGAGACGGGACCCCTACTGACGGAAGGCCATCGCTCGCTGCGCGACGACTACGAGGTGTCCTGCCCGGAGCTGGACCTGGCGGTTTCCACGGCGGACGCGGCGGGTGCCTACGGCTCCCGGATGACGGGCGGCGGCTTCGGTGGCTCGGCACTGTCCCTGATCGACGCGGACGCCGAGCGGTCGGTGACCCGGGCCGTGACGGACGCCTTCCGCCGCGCGGGCTTCACCCCGCCCCGCATCACGACGGCAGCACCGTCCCCGGGCGCCACCCGCCTCGTCTAG
- a CDS encoding ABC transporter permease, with protein MSTATTAREVAPGYRASRTLPLRVEALRQWRRRRTLVMGGVLAALPVILMIAFAVGGGPGSRGGGNGRITLIDTATASGANFAATCLFVSAGFLLVVPVALFCGDTVASEASWSSLRYLLASPVPRARLLWSKLVVALGFSLAAMVLLPVVALAAGTAAYGWGPLKLPAGGALAAGDTVPRLALAVAFVFVSQLVTAGLAFWLSTRTDAPLGAVGGAVGLTIVGNVLDAVTALGSWREFLPAHWQFAWADALQPQLEWGGMVKGAVVSASYALVLFALAFRGFSRKDIVS; from the coding sequence GTGAGTACGGCGACGACGGCGCGGGAGGTGGCTCCCGGTTACCGGGCGAGCCGTACGCTGCCGCTGCGCGTGGAGGCGCTGCGGCAGTGGCGCCGCCGGCGGACGCTGGTGATGGGCGGGGTGCTGGCCGCGCTGCCCGTCATCTTGATGATCGCGTTCGCGGTGGGCGGCGGGCCGGGCAGCCGGGGCGGCGGGAACGGCCGCATCACCCTGATCGACACGGCCACGGCCTCGGGCGCGAACTTCGCCGCGACCTGCCTGTTCGTCTCGGCCGGCTTCCTGCTGGTGGTGCCGGTGGCGCTGTTCTGCGGGGACACCGTGGCCTCGGAGGCGAGCTGGTCCTCGCTCCGCTACCTGCTGGCCTCGCCGGTACCCCGGGCCCGGCTGCTGTGGAGCAAGTTGGTGGTGGCGCTGGGCTTCAGCCTGGCGGCGATGGTGCTGCTGCCGGTGGTGGCGCTGGCGGCGGGCACGGCCGCGTACGGGTGGGGGCCACTGAAGCTCCCGGCGGGCGGGGCGCTGGCGGCCGGGGACACCGTGCCGCGGCTCGCGCTGGCCGTGGCCTTCGTCTTCGTCTCGCAGCTGGTGACGGCGGGGCTGGCGTTCTGGCTGTCGACGCGGACGGACGCCCCGCTGGGCGCGGTGGGCGGGGCGGTCGGGCTGACGATCGTCGGCAATGTGCTGGACGCCGTGACGGCCCTCGGGTCGTGGCGGGAGTTCCTGCCGGCGCACTGGCAGTTCGCGTGGGCGGACGCGCTGCAGCCCCAGCTCGAGTGGGGCGGGATGGTCAAGGGAGCGGTGGTGTCGGCGTCGTACGCGCTGGTGCTGTTCGCACTCGCCTTCCGCGGGTTCTCCCGCAAGGACATCGTGTCCTGA
- a CDS encoding aldo/keto reductase, translated as MRYLPLGSSGLQVSAVGLGCNNFGGRLDAQATRAVVDAALDAGITLLDTADIYGGAGGSEVHLGQALKGRRDQVVLATKFGYDGVDMKYGPAAGSRGGRAYIRRAVEESLRRLDTDHIDLFQLHSPDPATPIAETLAALTELVAEGKVRYIGHSNLTGWQLAEAAHVARETGAVPFVSAQNEWSLLERSVERELVPAALHYGVGVLPYFPLANGLLTGKIRRGAPVPAGSRLEGRDSYLTEERLDVVEALAALAEKHDRTVLELAIGWLSARPGCASVIAGATSAEQVRANAAVADRPLDAELLAAIAAIPGARGPE; from the coding sequence ATGCGCTATCTCCCCCTGGGCAGTTCCGGACTCCAGGTCTCCGCCGTCGGTCTCGGCTGCAACAACTTCGGTGGCCGACTGGACGCCCAGGCCACCCGCGCCGTCGTCGACGCCGCCCTGGACGCGGGCATCACCCTGCTGGACACCGCCGACATCTACGGCGGTGCCGGCGGCTCCGAGGTCCACCTCGGGCAGGCCCTCAAGGGCCGTCGCGACCAGGTCGTCCTCGCCACCAAGTTCGGCTACGACGGCGTGGACATGAAGTACGGACCCGCCGCCGGCTCCCGAGGCGGCCGCGCCTACATCCGGCGTGCCGTCGAGGAGTCCCTGCGCCGCCTCGACACCGACCACATCGACCTCTTCCAGCTGCACAGCCCCGACCCGGCCACCCCGATCGCCGAGACCCTGGCCGCGCTCACCGAGCTCGTCGCCGAAGGCAAGGTCCGGTACATCGGCCACTCCAACCTCACCGGCTGGCAGCTCGCCGAAGCCGCCCACGTCGCCCGCGAGACCGGCGCGGTCCCCTTCGTATCGGCGCAGAACGAGTGGTCGCTGCTGGAGCGGTCGGTCGAGCGGGAGCTGGTCCCGGCCGCCCTCCACTACGGCGTCGGAGTGCTCCCGTACTTCCCGCTCGCCAACGGCCTGCTGACCGGCAAGATCCGCAGGGGTGCGCCCGTACCAGCCGGCTCCCGGCTCGAAGGCCGCGACTCGTACCTCACCGAGGAGCGCCTCGACGTCGTCGAAGCGCTGGCCGCGCTCGCCGAGAAGCACGACCGGACCGTCCTCGAACTCGCCATCGGCTGGCTCTCCGCCCGGCCCGGCTGTGCCTCCGTCATCGCGGGAGCCACCTCCGCCGAGCAGGTACGCGCCAATGCGGCCGTCGCCGACCGCCCGCTGGACGCCGAACTGCTGGCCGCGATCGCTGCGATCCCGGGGGCGCGGGGGCCCGAGTGA